A single window of Cervus canadensis isolate Bull #8, Minnesota chromosome 17, ASM1932006v1, whole genome shotgun sequence DNA harbors:
- the NSMCE3 gene encoding non-structural maintenance of chromosomes element 3 homolog yields MSQKPKSRGRPSSQVEREPDGGGEEAPSTSRGPGGAASQRRAQASPATGPRSQKQLELKVAELVQFLLIKDQKKIPIRRTDILRHVVGDYKDVLPELLRRAAERLEYVFGYRLVELEPRSNTYILVNTLEPVEEDAEVRGDQGTPTTGLLMIVLGLIFMKGNSIKETEVWDFLRRLGVHPAKKHLIFGDPKKLITEDFVRQRYLDYRRIPHTDPVDYELQWGPRTNLETSKMKVLKFVAKVHNQDPKDWPAQYCEALADEEARARPQPAGPSPATAPAPTASPVS; encoded by the coding sequence ATGTCGCAAAAGCCGAAGAGCCGGGGCCGGCCCAGCTCCCAGGTCGAGCGGGAGCCGGATGGCGGCGGCGAGGAGGCCCCGAGCACGTCTCGCGGGCCGGGCGGCGCCGCGTCGCAGCGGCGGGCCCAGGCCTCCCCGGCGACGGGGCCGCGCTCGCAGAAGCAGCTGGAGCTGAAGGTGGCGGAGCTGGTGCAGTTCTTGTTGATCAAGGACCAGAAGAAGATCCCGATCCGCCGCACCGACATCCTGCGGCACGTGGTTGGCGACTACAAGGACGTGCTCCCAGAGCTGCTGCGGCGGGCGGCCGAGCGCCTGGAGTACGTATTCGGGTACCGGCTGGTGGAGCTGGAGCCGCGCAGCAACACTTACATTCTGGTCAACACGCTGGAACCGGTGGAAGAGGACGCGGAGGTGCGCGGCGACCAGGGCACGCCCACCACTGGGCTGCTGATGATCGTGCTGGGGCTCATCTTCATGAAGGGCAATAGCATCAAGGAGACCGAGGTCTGGGACTTCCTGCGGCGCCTCGGGGTACACCCCGCCAAGAAGCATCTCATCTTCGGGGACCCCAAGAAGCTCATCACCGAGGACTTCGTGCGGCAGCGATACCTGGATTACCGGCGCATCCCGCACACGGACCCCGTGGACTACGAGCTCCAGTGGGGCCCGCGCACCAACCTGGAGACCAGCAAGATGAAGGTGCTCAAGTTCGTGGCTAAAGTCCACAACCAGGACCCCAAGGACTGGCCGGCGCAGTACTGCGAGGCTTTGGCGGACGAGGAGGCCAGGGCCAGACCCCAGCCTGCGGGCCCGAGTCCAGCCACTGCCCCTGCCCCAACCGCTTCTCCTGTCTCTTGA